In Phyllobacterium zundukense, one DNA window encodes the following:
- a CDS encoding Hsp20 family protein, with product MRHVDFSPLYRSTVGFDRLFTILDSLAQPEGAQTYPPYNIERTGESTYRITMAVAGFSEDEIQIEAHRNQLKVTGEKGTEKSDENAETLYRGIASRAFERRFHLADFVEVSGASLKNGLLHIDLKREIPEEMKPRKIAVTSLSDNEAKQIEAKAAK from the coding sequence ATGCGTCACGTTGATTTTTCCCCACTCTACCGTTCAACCGTCGGCTTTGACCGGCTTTTCACGATTCTCGATAGTCTGGCTCAGCCAGAAGGTGCACAGACCTATCCGCCCTACAATATCGAACGGACTGGTGAGAGCACCTATCGTATCACCATGGCCGTCGCCGGGTTCTCGGAGGATGAAATCCAGATCGAAGCCCATCGCAACCAGCTCAAGGTGACTGGCGAGAAGGGTACCGAGAAGTCCGATGAAAATGCCGAAACGCTTTACCGAGGGATTGCTTCGCGTGCCTTCGAGCGCCGTTTCCATCTCGCCGATTTCGTTGAAGTCAGTGGTGCGAGCCTGAAAAACGGCCTGCTGCACATCGATCTGAAACGCGAAATTCCGGAAGAGATGAAGCCGCGCAAGATTGCTGTGACGTCCTTGTCGGACAATGAAGCCAAGCAGATCGAAGCGAAAGCTGCGAAATAA
- the cpdR gene encoding cell cycle two-component system response regulator CpdR: MKRILLAEDDNDMRRFLVKALEKAGYHVTHFDNGASAYDRLREEPFSLLLTDIVMPEMDGIELARRASEIDPDLKIMFITGFAAVALNADSKAPKDAKVLSKPFHLRDLVNEIEKMLVAA; encoded by the coding sequence ATGAAGAGAATCCTTCTTGCAGAAGATGATAATGATATGCGGCGCTTTCTGGTCAAGGCACTGGAAAAGGCGGGGTACCACGTCACGCATTTCGACAACGGCGCCAGCGCCTATGACCGCTTGCGCGAAGAACCATTCTCGCTGCTTCTGACCGACATCGTGATGCCGGAAATGGATGGCATCGAGTTGGCGCGCCGCGCGTCGGAAATCGATCCTGATCTCAAGATCATGTTCATCACCGGCTTTGCCGCCGTGGCGTTGAATGCCGATTCGAAGGCACCGAAGGATGCGAAAGTGCTTTCCAAGCCTTTCCACCTGCGCGATCTCGTCAACGAAATCGAAAAAATGCTGGTGGCAGCCTAG
- a CDS encoding threonine aldolase family protein, with the protein MHFASDNWAGAHPKIAEGLHKHAGGFASAYGTGALDKVIEQTFNEIFEREVAVFFVATGTAANSLAQASVAKPGGVTFAHREAHTIADEGGAPEYLTGGARLHPVDGSLGCIEIDNLRKAIAGYNNVRAGQPMAVSITQLTESGTLYELSDIAAVSAVCRENGLPLHMDGARFANALVSLGCSPADMTWRQGVDILSFGGTKNGCWCAEALVFMDPARAASFPFIRQRAAQLFSKSRFIAAQFEAYFAGDLWLDLARHSNAMAKRLAGHIVASSKVRLGWEPRGNEVFAIMDKPTAARLRESGALFYDQNPPHSERHLIGENETLVRLVTSFATSPEEIDRFGDLIA; encoded by the coding sequence ATGCATTTTGCTTCCGATAATTGGGCCGGAGCCCATCCGAAAATTGCCGAAGGTTTGCATAAACACGCAGGCGGATTCGCAAGCGCCTATGGCACGGGTGCCCTGGATAAAGTGATCGAGCAGACGTTCAATGAGATTTTCGAGCGGGAGGTTGCGGTTTTTTTCGTCGCCACCGGGACGGCTGCCAATTCGCTGGCGCAGGCCAGCGTCGCGAAGCCGGGCGGTGTCACCTTCGCCCATCGCGAAGCACACACGATCGCGGACGAAGGCGGAGCGCCCGAATATCTGACTGGTGGTGCAAGGCTGCACCCAGTCGATGGATCGCTGGGATGCATCGAAATCGACAATCTGAGAAAAGCAATCGCTGGATACAACAATGTCCGCGCCGGCCAGCCAATGGCGGTTTCCATCACCCAGTTGACCGAGAGCGGTACGCTCTATGAGCTCAGCGACATCGCAGCCGTCTCCGCCGTGTGCCGTGAAAATGGATTGCCGCTGCACATGGATGGCGCGCGCTTCGCCAATGCACTGGTCTCGCTTGGGTGCTCTCCAGCGGATATGACTTGGCGGCAGGGCGTCGACATCCTTTCCTTCGGTGGCACGAAGAATGGCTGCTGGTGTGCCGAAGCCCTGGTGTTCATGGACCCGGCACGGGCCGCGTCCTTTCCCTTCATTCGTCAGCGGGCAGCGCAGCTCTTTTCAAAGTCACGCTTCATCGCCGCCCAATTCGAAGCCTATTTCGCGGGTGACCTCTGGCTCGATCTGGCACGGCATTCCAACGCCATGGCAAAGCGTCTCGCCGGACATATCGTTGCATCTAGCAAAGTTCGGCTCGGCTGGGAGCCACGCGGCAACGAGGTCTTTGCCATCATGGACAAACCGACTGCGGCACGATTGCGCGAGAGTGGGGCACTCTTCTATGACCAGAACCCGCCACATTCCGAAAGACATCTTATCGGTGAAAATGAAACGCTTGTCCGGCTGGTCACCAGTTTCGCCACATCGCCGGAAGAAATCGATCGCTTTGGCGACCTGATCGCATAA
- the hisN gene encoding histidinol-phosphatase, with amino-acid sequence MVVELSFLKQIAGVAAEQTLSRFRNISLIDNKYQTGFDPVTEADREAEKAIRRLINAAFPDHGILGEEFGGENLDHSHVWIIDPIDGTRAFISGIPVWGTLAGLTIDGDAVAGLMAQPFTNELFMCDGEASWYEGPGGTRRLETRKTHELSEATLFTTTPALFKDEKRAAYDRVEQSVRLARYGTDCYAYAMLAAGFVDLVIETGLHPYDIVALVPIIEKAGGVITTWDDGPAEKAGSIIAAATPELHARALELLNR; translated from the coding sequence TTGGTCGTAGAACTTTCGTTTTTGAAGCAGATTGCCGGCGTTGCAGCTGAACAAACACTGTCGCGTTTTCGCAATATTTCGCTGATCGACAACAAGTATCAGACCGGTTTTGATCCGGTGACCGAGGCCGACAGGGAGGCGGAAAAGGCGATTCGCAGACTGATCAATGCGGCCTTTCCCGATCATGGCATTCTTGGCGAGGAGTTCGGCGGAGAAAACCTGGATCACTCGCATGTCTGGATCATCGATCCCATCGACGGCACCAGGGCTTTCATATCCGGCATCCCGGTCTGGGGTACGCTGGCTGGTCTGACAATTGATGGCGACGCCGTAGCGGGGCTCATGGCGCAGCCATTTACCAATGAGCTTTTCATGTGTGATGGTGAAGCTTCCTGGTATGAAGGGCCTGGCGGTACGCGCCGCCTCGAAACACGCAAGACGCACGAGCTTTCTGAAGCGACCCTGTTTACGACTACGCCGGCGCTGTTCAAAGATGAAAAGCGCGCCGCCTATGACCGGGTCGAACAAAGTGTCCGGCTCGCGCGCTATGGCACGGATTGTTACGCCTACGCCATGCTGGCAGCCGGGTTTGTCGATCTGGTTATCGAAACGGGGCTCCACCCTTATGACATCGTCGCGCTCGTTCCGATTATTGAAAAGGCCGGCGGGGTGATCACAACATGGGATGACGGGCCGGCGGAAAAGGCGGGCAGTATCATCGCAGCGGCCACGCCAGAGCTGCATGCGCGAGCGCTGGAGTTGCTCAACCGCTGA
- the gltB gene encoding glutamate synthase large subunit → MSDLTPSVTTELAQAVQTRAVKTNKSSGIPTRQGLYDPRNEHDACGVGFVAHMKGVKSHKIIEDGLFMLENLTHRGAVGADPLMGDGAGMLVQIPDAFFRAEWAEKGVELPAINHYAVGYLFMPQDADERAHIEAVISEVIASEGQSLIGFRDVPVDNSSLSKAPHIAATEPVHRQVFIARNPNIETNEDFEGRLFVLRKVISNRIYQENGGKESDFYVVSMSSRTIVYKGMFLAYQVGAYYKDLKDPRFESAVALVHQRFSTNTFPSWKLAHPYRMVAHNGEINTLRGNVNWMAARQASVDSEYFGNDISKLWPISYEGQSDTACFDNALEFLFQGGYSLAHSMMMLIPEAWSGNKLMADDCKAFYEYHAALMEPWDGPAAVAFTDGRQIGATLDRNGLRPARYIVTDDDFVIMASEAGVLPVPEEKIVKKWRLQPGRMLLIDMEKGEIVSDDTIKSEIANRHPYKQWLKNTQLILEELNPVEPRALRKDVSLLDRQQAFGYTQEDTRLLMSPMATTGQEAIGSMGTDTPISAMSDKSKLLYTYFKQNFAQVTNPPIDPIREELVMSLVSFIGPRPNIFDLVGSSRRKRLEVRQPILTNGDLEKIRSIGHTEDRFDTKTLDTAYNVDEGAAGLAGAVERLCDRAEAAVHGGYNIIILSDRQVGPDRIPIPALLAVAAVHHHLIRKGLRTSVGLVVESGEPREVHHFCCLAGYGAEAINPYLAFDTLLDMHKRGEFPPEVDSKEVVSRYIKSIGKGILKVMSKMGISTYQSYCGAQIFDAVGLKSEFVDRFFFGTATTIEGVGLNEVAEETVRRHRDAFGNDPVLLSTLEVGGEYAYRMRGEAHLWSPDAVAKLQHAVRTDSPSTFKEYSDMVNSQSAQAQTIRGLFKIRTASDTGRKPVPIDQVEPAKDIVKRFSTGAMSFGSISREAHTTLAIAMNRIGGKSNTGEGGEEPDRFYPLPDGKPNPERSAIKQVASGRFGVTTEYLVNSDMMQIKVAQGAKPGEGGQLPGHKVDATVAKTRHSTPGVGLISPPPHHDIYSIEDLAQLIYDLKNVNPEADVSVKLVSEVGVGTVAAGVAKARADHITISGYDGGTGASPLTSLKHAGSPWEMGLAETQQTLVLNGLRSRIALQVDGGLRTGRDVIIGALLGADEFGFSTAPLIAAGCIMMRKCHLNTCPVGVATQDPVLRKRFKGTPEHVINFFFYMAEEVRQFLAEMGYTKLEEIVGKAELLEKRQMIDHWKAKGLDFTRIFHKPEAPEEKTRWTERQNHPIVDILDRKLIEQAKAALESKIPVKIEMNIKNVDRSAGAMLSGEIAKRYRHKGLKEDTISVKFTGTAGQSFGAFLARGISFELIGDGNDYVGKGLCGGRIVIRPPENTKIVPEESIIVGNTVLYGAIEGEAYFRGVAGERFAVRNSGAIAVVEGTGDHGCEYMTGGVVVVIGQTGRNFAAGMSGGVAYVLDEAGDFAQRCNMAMVELEPVPEEDDILEKLHHHGGDLMHKGRVDVSANMTRHDEERLVQLISNHMHYTGSGRAKEILDNWETFRPKFVKVMPVEYRRALEDMERMRMGVAAE, encoded by the coding sequence ATGTCGGATTTGACGCCATCTGTAACGACTGAACTCGCTCAGGCCGTACAGACTCGTGCGGTCAAAACCAATAAATCGTCTGGCATTCCAACCCGACAAGGCCTGTATGACCCGCGCAATGAGCATGATGCCTGTGGTGTCGGTTTCGTTGCGCACATGAAGGGCGTCAAGTCGCACAAGATCATCGAAGACGGGCTGTTCATGCTCGAGAACCTGACGCATCGCGGTGCGGTTGGCGCTGATCCGCTGATGGGCGATGGCGCGGGCATGCTCGTGCAGATTCCCGATGCGTTTTTTCGCGCCGAATGGGCCGAAAAGGGCGTCGAACTTCCAGCCATCAACCATTATGCCGTCGGCTACCTGTTCATGCCGCAGGATGCGGATGAGCGGGCTCACATCGAAGCGGTTATTTCGGAAGTTATCGCTTCCGAAGGACAGTCGCTGATCGGTTTCCGCGATGTCCCAGTCGACAATTCATCCTTGTCAAAGGCACCCCATATCGCTGCGACGGAGCCGGTTCACCGGCAAGTCTTCATCGCGCGCAACCCCAACATCGAAACCAATGAGGATTTCGAAGGCAGGCTCTTTGTCCTGCGCAAGGTGATTTCAAACCGCATCTATCAGGAGAATGGCGGCAAGGAGAGCGATTTCTACGTCGTTTCCATGTCTTCGCGGACGATCGTCTACAAGGGTATGTTCCTGGCCTATCAGGTCGGTGCCTATTACAAGGACCTGAAGGATCCGCGCTTCGAAAGTGCGGTCGCGCTCGTGCATCAGCGGTTCTCGACCAACACTTTCCCGTCGTGGAAGCTGGCGCATCCCTACCGCATGGTCGCGCATAACGGCGAAATCAACACGCTGCGCGGCAATGTCAACTGGATGGCGGCGCGCCAGGCTTCGGTCGACAGCGAATATTTCGGCAATGACATCTCCAAGCTCTGGCCCATCTCCTATGAAGGCCAGTCTGATACGGCCTGTTTCGACAACGCTCTCGAATTCCTGTTCCAGGGTGGGTACTCGCTTGCCCATTCGATGATGATGCTGATCCCCGAAGCATGGTCGGGCAACAAGTTGATGGCCGATGACTGCAAGGCGTTCTACGAATACCATGCGGCACTGATGGAGCCATGGGATGGGCCAGCTGCGGTTGCCTTTACCGATGGCCGTCAGATCGGTGCAACGCTTGACCGCAATGGCCTGCGCCCGGCGCGTTATATCGTCACCGACGATGATTTCGTCATCATGGCATCGGAAGCCGGCGTGCTGCCCGTACCCGAAGAGAAAATCGTCAAGAAGTGGCGGCTCCAGCCGGGCCGCATGCTGTTGATCGACATGGAAAAGGGCGAGATTGTTTCGGATGACACGATCAAGTCCGAGATTGCCAACCGTCACCCCTACAAGCAGTGGCTGAAGAACACGCAGCTCATCCTGGAAGAGTTGAACCCGGTGGAGCCTCGTGCGCTGCGCAAGGATGTGAGCCTTCTCGACCGCCAGCAGGCCTTTGGTTACACGCAGGAGGACACGCGCCTCCTGATGTCGCCAATGGCAACGACGGGCCAGGAAGCCATCGGCTCGATGGGCACCGATACACCGATTTCGGCCATGTCGGACAAGTCGAAACTGCTCTACACCTATTTCAAGCAGAACTTCGCACAGGTCACCAACCCGCCGATTGATCCGATCCGCGAAGAGCTGGTGATGAGCCTTGTGTCGTTCATCGGTCCGCGCCCGAACATCTTCGATCTGGTCGGATCATCTCGCCGCAAGCGGCTTGAAGTGCGCCAGCCGATCCTGACCAATGGCGATCTGGAAAAGATCCGCTCCATTGGTCACACGGAAGACCGGTTCGACACCAAGACGCTGGATACAGCCTATAATGTAGACGAAGGTGCTGCCGGTCTGGCCGGTGCGGTCGAACGCTTGTGCGACCGTGCGGAAGCGGCGGTGCATGGCGGCTATAACATCATCATCCTTTCCGACCGCCAGGTTGGACCGGACCGGATTCCGATCCCCGCACTTCTCGCGGTTGCCGCAGTTCATCATCATCTGATCCGCAAGGGTCTGCGCACCTCGGTCGGACTTGTGGTCGAATCGGGCGAGCCACGCGAAGTGCATCATTTCTGCTGTCTCGCAGGTTACGGTGCGGAAGCCATCAATCCCTATCTCGCCTTCGATACGCTGCTCGACATGCACAAGCGTGGCGAATTCCCACCGGAGGTCGACTCGAAAGAAGTCGTGTCGCGCTACATCAAGTCGATCGGCAAGGGTATCCTGAAGGTCATGTCCAAGATGGGCATCTCCACCTATCAGTCCTATTGCGGTGCGCAGATTTTCGACGCTGTGGGCCTCAAGTCGGAATTCGTTGACCGGTTCTTCTTCGGCACGGCCACGACTATCGAAGGTGTTGGGCTCAATGAAGTCGCTGAAGAAACGGTTCGCCGCCATCGCGATGCCTTCGGCAACGATCCGGTCCTGCTGAGCACGCTGGAAGTCGGTGGTGAATATGCCTACCGCATGCGCGGCGAGGCGCATCTCTGGTCGCCGGATGCGGTTGCGAAGCTGCAGCATGCCGTGCGGACGGACTCGCCGAGCACGTTCAAGGAATATTCCGACATGGTCAACAGCCAGTCGGCGCAGGCACAGACTATCCGTGGCCTGTTCAAGATCAGAACTGCGTCCGATACCGGTCGCAAGCCTGTTCCGATCGACCAGGTCGAGCCTGCCAAGGATATCGTCAAGCGGTTCTCGACGGGCGCCATGTCTTTCGGCTCGATCAGCCGCGAGGCGCATACGACGCTGGCCATTGCTATGAACCGGATTGGCGGCAAGTCGAACACCGGTGAAGGTGGCGAGGAGCCTGATCGCTTCTATCCGCTGCCCGATGGCAAGCCGAACCCCGAGCGGTCGGCGATCAAGCAGGTGGCGTCCGGCCGTTTCGGCGTGACGACGGAATATCTCGTCAACTCGGACATGATGCAGATCAAAGTGGCGCAGGGTGCCAAGCCCGGCGAAGGCGGTCAGTTGCCCGGTCACAAGGTCGATGCGACGGTCGCCAAGACCCGGCATTCGACGCCCGGTGTCGGCCTCATCTCGCCACCGCCGCACCATGATATCTATTCCATCGAGGATCTGGCGCAGCTCATCTACGACCTGAAGAACGTCAATCCAGAAGCCGATGTCTCGGTCAAGCTGGTCTCGGAAGTTGGCGTCGGCACAGTTGCCGCCGGCGTTGCCAAGGCGCGTGCCGATCACATCACCATTTCCGGCTATGATGGCGGAACGGGCGCATCGCCGCTCACGTCGCTGAAGCATGCGGGCAGCCCGTGGGAGATGGGTCTGGCGGAAACGCAGCAGACGTTGGTGCTTAATGGCCTTCGCTCGCGCATTGCACTGCAGGTTGATGGCGGCCTGCGGACAGGCCGCGATGTCATCATAGGCGCGTTGCTTGGGGCTGACGAGTTCGGCTTCTCCACCGCGCCGTTGATCGCCGCAGGTTGCATCATGATGCGCAAGTGCCACCTCAACACCTGCCCGGTCGGCGTCGCGACACAGGATCCCGTCCTGCGCAAGCGTTTCAAGGGCACGCCGGAGCATGTCATCAACTTCTTCTTCTATATGGCGGAAGAGGTGCGGCAGTTCCTGGCGGAAATGGGTTACACGAAGCTCGAAGAGATCGTCGGCAAGGCGGAACTGCTCGAGAAGCGTCAGATGATCGACCACTGGAAGGCCAAGGGTCTCGATTTCACCCGCATCTTCCACAAGCCTGAGGCGCCGGAGGAAAAGACCCGCTGGACCGAACGGCAGAACCATCCGATCGTCGATATTCTCGACCGCAAGCTGATCGAGCAGGCGAAGGCTGCGCTCGAAAGCAAGATTCCGGTCAAGATCGAGATGAACATCAAGAACGTCGACCGATCGGCTGGTGCGATGCTTTCGGGCGAGATCGCCAAGCGTTACAGGCACAAGGGCCTCAAGGAGGATACGATCTCGGTCAAGTTCACTGGAACCGCGGGCCAATCCTTCGGGGCGTTCCTGGCGCGGGGCATTTCGTTCGAATTGATCGGCGACGGCAACGACTATGTCGGCAAGGGCCTTTGTGGCGGTCGTATCGTCATCCGTCCTCCGGAGAACACCAAAATTGTGCCGGAAGAATCCATCATTGTCGGCAACACCGTGCTTTACGGTGCGATCGAGGGTGAAGCCTATTTCCGCGGCGTGGCCGGTGAACGTTTCGCCGTACGCAACTCGGGTGCCATTGCTGTTGTCGAAGGTACAGGCGATCACGGCTGCGAATACATGACCGGTGGCGTTGTCGTCGTTATCGGCCAGACCGGCCGCAACTTCGCGGCAGGCATGTCCGGGGGTGTCGCCTATGTGCTTGATGAGGCTGGTGATTTCGCCCAGCGCTGCAACATGGCCATGGTCGAGCTTGAGCCCGTTCCGGAAGAGGACGATATCCTTGAGAAGTTGCACCATCACGGTGGTGACCTCATGCACAAGGGACGCGTCGATGTTTCGGCCAATATGACCCGTCACGATGAAGAGCGGCTTGTGCAGCTCATTTCGAACCATATGCATTACACGGGTTCAGGCCGGGCGAAGGAAATTCTCGACAATTGGGAAACCTTCCGGCCGAAATTCGTGAAAGTCATGCCGGTCGAATATCGCCGCGCGCTCGAGGATATGGAGCGCATGCGGATGGGTGTCGCAGCCGAATAA
- a CDS encoding alpha/beta fold hydrolase, whose protein sequence is MIRPLVDTASNPVPHGTRVDSLNLSDGKELRYAITPASTHPVQGTVLILHGRNECIEKYFETARDIAARGFTVATFDWRGQGASSRLLRDPAKGFVKSFDDYAADLEQLFESVLLPDCRGPYYILAHSAGALTALLAAPVLSNRVRRMVLLAPLLDINGSRARKMVASIAATTLRSTGLGGTYMLGGPHEIKPFAVNEVTSDAARYLRNCEILKQAPELAIGGPTASWIVAAAKAIKEVNRPEFIEKIRIPMLIIAAGADSVVSTPAIERYALQLRNTTLLTVDGAKHEILQEKDFYREQFFATFDAFIPGTGGESL, encoded by the coding sequence ATGATCCGCCCGCTTGTCGATACCGCGTCCAATCCCGTTCCGCATGGCACACGCGTTGATTCTCTCAATCTTTCGGACGGTAAAGAGCTGCGCTATGCGATTACGCCAGCAAGCACTCATCCTGTCCAGGGAACGGTTCTCATCCTGCATGGCCGCAATGAGTGCATCGAAAAATACTTCGAAACGGCTCGTGATATTGCTGCCCGCGGCTTTACGGTGGCGACATTTGATTGGCGCGGCCAAGGCGCATCCAGCCGCCTCTTGCGGGATCCCGCCAAGGGCTTCGTGAAAAGTTTTGACGACTATGCGGCGGATCTCGAACAGCTGTTCGAATCAGTTCTCCTGCCAGATTGTCGTGGTCCCTATTACATTCTGGCGCACTCAGCCGGCGCATTGACCGCGCTGCTGGCAGCGCCGGTCCTCTCCAACCGCGTCCGCCGGATGGTGCTGCTCGCGCCGCTGCTCGATATTAACGGCAGCCGTGCGAGGAAAATGGTAGCCAGCATCGCAGCCACCACATTGCGGTCAACCGGACTGGGCGGAACCTATATGCTGGGGGGGCCGCACGAGATAAAGCCCTTTGCCGTCAACGAAGTGACTTCGGATGCCGCGCGCTATCTGCGCAACTGCGAAATCCTCAAACAGGCGCCAGAGCTCGCCATCGGTGGACCGACGGCAAGCTGGATCGTGGCCGCAGCCAAGGCCATCAAGGAGGTCAACCGCCCGGAATTCATTGAAAAGATCCGGATTCCGATGCTGATCATCGCCGCCGGCGCTGACAGCGTGGTATCGACGCCCGCGATCGAACGCTATGCACTGCAATTGCGGAACACGACATTGCTGACAGTCGATGGTGCCAAGCATGAAATCCTCCAGGAAAAGGATTTCTACCGCGAGCAGTTCTTTGCAACCTTCGACGCCTTCATTCCAGGCACCGGAGGCGAATCGCTCTAG
- a CDS encoding N-formylglutamate amidohydrolase, which translates to MTVERDFPDSLPYELRQPADQRIPFVFNSPHSGQSYPAAFLKQSQLDPHTIRRSEDCFVDQLFAAAVMLGAPLMVAHFPRAYLDVNREPYELDAKMFLEPLPSYANGNSARVAGGLGTIPRLVGEGQEIYAQKLHLDEALGRINNIYKPYHAVLGDVLVATRKRFGYGVLVDCHSMPTGIRFPESGMRPDFIIGDRFGTSCTPELANAAIHLLREMGYVVAHNKPYAGGYITEHYGRPLKCFHALQIEVNRGLYLNEHNYERKPGFEQLQRDIGLFLADLVSLPDFHFLDTPLAAE; encoded by the coding sequence ATGACCGTCGAGCGCGATTTTCCTGACAGCCTGCCTTATGAACTGCGGCAACCCGCCGATCAACGCATTCCGTTTGTTTTCAATTCGCCGCACAGCGGTCAGTCCTATCCGGCCGCCTTTCTCAAGCAATCACAGCTTGACCCGCACACGATCCGGCGCTCGGAAGACTGTTTCGTTGACCAATTGTTTGCCGCGGCCGTCATGCTTGGGGCGCCCTTGATGGTTGCGCATTTCCCGCGGGCCTATCTCGATGTGAACCGCGAGCCCTATGAGCTCGATGCAAAAATGTTCCTGGAGCCTTTGCCATCCTATGCCAACGGAAATTCCGCACGTGTCGCCGGCGGGCTTGGAACGATCCCTCGCCTTGTCGGGGAGGGGCAGGAAATCTATGCTCAGAAGCTGCATCTCGATGAAGCGCTGGGCCGTATCAACAATATCTACAAGCCCTATCACGCCGTTCTCGGGGACGTTCTCGTCGCCACGCGGAAACGCTTTGGCTACGGCGTGCTGGTTGATTGCCATTCAATGCCGACAGGTATCCGCTTTCCTGAAAGCGGCATGCGCCCCGATTTCATTATCGGCGACCGGTTTGGCACGAGCTGTACGCCGGAACTTGCAAATGCGGCGATCCATCTCCTCAGGGAAATGGGCTATGTGGTTGCGCACAACAAACCTTACGCGGGCGGTTATATCACCGAGCATTACGGGCGCCCGCTAAAATGCTTCCACGCCCTGCAGATTGAAGTGAACCGCGGCCTATATCTCAATGAACATAACTATGAAAGGAAGCCTGGCTTCGAGCAGCTGCAGCGTGATATCGGGCTGTTCCTGGCGGATCTGGTCTCGCTACCGGACTTTCATTTCCTTGATACGCCGCTGGCGGCCGAATAG
- a CDS encoding membrane-anchored protein, producing the protein MVQHRRLNGLKLAFRNLKYNVYRRKPPTLPAPLHGPVLIVGSAPIANKPVGFDDRFSVITINGSQIVTKKWGIAVPDVTFIQSRQFDGMNMNALEVRRVLKGERTRMLYALLWREGLAKLNERLQSFDYQCDRVHIVNRYERLALTRNLVGSCANEMDAETKVSNGIIAVLFAIHNQATAIIISGINPDSRGHVYNDANLVRLHAKLDREILVDLQEKGYPLYTADPEVAKSIGLPLWDEQALGTYNSRYPLHHPNQSSGTRFLSGKSAGGSGL; encoded by the coding sequence ATGGTCCAACACAGACGGCTCAACGGATTGAAGCTCGCGTTTCGGAATTTGAAATACAACGTGTATCGCAGAAAACCCCCAACCTTACCGGCACCTCTTCATGGACCGGTATTGATTGTCGGATCTGCTCCGATAGCTAACAAGCCAGTCGGATTTGATGATCGCTTCAGCGTAATTACGATCAACGGTTCACAGATTGTGACCAAGAAATGGGGCATCGCTGTTCCGGATGTCACGTTTATCCAATCGCGGCAATTCGATGGAATGAATATGAATGCGCTTGAGGTCCGTCGCGTGCTCAAGGGAGAGCGGACACGGATGCTCTATGCCCTGCTTTGGCGGGAAGGTCTCGCCAAGTTGAATGAGAGGTTACAAAGCTTCGATTACCAATGTGACCGTGTCCATATCGTAAACCGGTATGAGCGCCTTGCGCTCACAAGAAACCTGGTCGGATCATGTGCAAATGAAATGGATGCCGAAACCAAAGTTTCAAATGGAATCATCGCCGTACTTTTTGCGATTCACAACCAAGCGACGGCAATTATCATTTCCGGTATCAATCCCGATTCAAGAGGTCATGTGTACAACGACGCCAACCTTGTCAGATTGCACGCCAAATTGGATCGGGAAATATTGGTTGACCTGCAGGAAAAAGGCTATCCACTGTACACCGCCGACCCGGAGGTTGCTAAATCAATCGGGTTGCCGCTTTGGGATGAACAGGCACTGGGAACATACAATTCACGCTACCCGTTGCATCATCCAAACCAATCGTCAGGGACCAGGTTTCTATCCGGTAAATCGGCCGGCGGAAGTGGCCTCTGA